GGTCGATCGTCACTATGTCCGGCAGCGAAACAGAAATTATTAAGCCGGAGGCGCGGCCAAAGGGAGACCGCGAGCCGGCGGTTTTCGTGGCGACCGAAGACGCCTGGGAACTGGCTCTTTATCGCCATGAGCCGCCCCCGGGAACCAAGCCCAAGGCCGTCGTGCTTTGCCAGCACGCGGTTTTTACCAATGCCGCCAGCTTTGATTTCCCCCGGGGCCGCGGCTTGGCGTCTTATTTGGCTTTGAAAGGGTTCGTCGTTTATCGCCTCGATTTTCGCGGACACGGGTTTTCCCGGCACCGCTCGGGGGCGAGGCCTGATTTTACCTATGACGATGTCGGATTCAAAGATATTCCTGCTGCGGTTGAATTTTTAAGGGCGAGCCATGGGGGCCTGCCGTTTTTCATTATCGGACATTCCTTGGGCGGCAATACGACAACCATGCTTTTATCCCAGAGGCCTGATTTTCCGATTGACGGTTTGATTGCCTTGGGAGTGAATGTGTGGATGCCGTCTTTTGAGCCGGACGCCAAACGCCGACGGCAGAAACGTTGGGCCATGACCGCGATGAACTGGTTAACCCGGTTTTTGGGGTATTTTCCGGCTAAACGTTTGGGCATGGGATCGGAGAATTTGCCCAAGGGCTTTATGCGGCAGTGGTGCGTTTGGCCCGATCAAGACCGGTGGTTATCCGCGGACCGGCGCGTCGACTATAGAGAGGATATGAACCGGATCAAAATGCCGATTTTAGCTTTGGCCGGAGCCGATGACTGGATTTGCCCGCCGGAGTCAACGCGCGCGTTTTTTGGGCAAACCGGGGGCCCGGTCGAGTACGCCATGATCAGCCGCGAAACTCACGGTTGCCGCAGGGCCGGGCATATGGATTTATTGGTCGGCCGTTCCATGGAAAAAGCCTGGGACGAGATTGCGCGTTGGCTGGAGGTTAGACTCGGTAGGCCGATTTAGGATTAGCGGTAAATCCAAATATCGTCTTCGATTTCTTCGCCGATTTCATCCGCTTCGCGCTCAACGCCTTCGGGATCGGTAATGCCCCGGCGAACGGCCAAATCCACCATAAAGCTGTTTTGAGCCTGCTGGGTATGGCCGAATTCATGGGCCAAGACATCCCTGTTGCCTTCTGTCTCTTCATAGGACCTGTGTTCACGCGTTTGAATGAAGGCGCTGGAGAAAACAAAATAATCGGTTTCTTCCTTTTGTCCGAACAGCAGATTGGCCGCGCCCAGCGGCCCGCCGGCAACAACGGTTCGTATGCGCGGCCCAAGTCCGACCATGTAAACATCAGCCGCAGGGTCCTGGGGTCGTCCGAGGTGCCAGAACGGGTCGAGCGCGATGCTGGCCGCATTGGCGGCCATGGCCACGGTATTCCAGGCGGCGTTGATGACCGTCTTAAACGGCCAGGTCAGCGCATGGACGATATCGCCGGTGAAAATAGCCCCAATCCCCGAGACGATTCCTTCAATGACGTTCGAGATGATGGAAAGAGGCGCGACAATGGCGAGTTTGACCAAATTGGCGATGGAGTTAAAGAGCCTGCTGATGAAGGAAAAAAACGTGGGCCCCTGAACCTGCTCTTTCGTATTTTTGATTGCGGCGTTGGCAGCGGGTTGGGTAGACGTCGATTGGTTGATTTGGACGCGAATGGCATCAACGGCGTTCGCTTGGCCGGTCGACGAGGAAGAATTGACCGAGTTTAAGGGAGGATTCACGCGGCCTTGCCCGCAGCCCCCTCGATCGAAGGTTTCTTCAAGCCGCCGGTGATCGCCTTGGGATGGCGTTGATGTCGCCTCTTGCGTTGTTGTCGTTGCCGTTGAGCTTTCCGGCGCCGAAGGATTGATCATGATCGGGCGGAAGGTCATTTCCCTGGGCGTGCAGGAGCGGTCCATAGGCAATTGAGCCCCTACCGGCCCGGCAGCCAGGGTCAACAAAAATAAGAACGCCGGTATACCGGCCATTAGTTGGAGTTTAGGCAATATTGGTCATCATTGTTTAGGATTTAAGACCTAATGGGGATTAGGCCTTAGGACCTACATTTGTTTTAGGCGCAACCCCTTGGGAATTAAACAGAGGTCTAAAATTTCAAACAGCCCATGAACAAGAAGCGCCAAAAGCGCGGCCGGAATCGCGCCTCTTAAAATGATGGCGGTGTCATTTAACGCCAAGCCGGTGACAATGGGCTCGCCCAGGCCGCCCGCCCCGATCAAAGCCGCCAGGGTCGCTGTTCCGATATTGATGACGGCTGAAATCTTGATGCCGCTTAGAATGCTTCTGGAGGAGAGGGGAAGCTGGATTAAAAACAGTTGTTCCAGGGAAGATAAGCCTAAGGCCGCGGCTGATTCCGTGAGCTTGGGTTCGATGGATTGAAGCGCGGTCAGGGTGTTCCTGACGATGGGCAAGAGGCTGTAGAGAAAAAGGGCGATGACTGCCGGTCGTTCGCCGATGCCGGCGATTGGGATCATAAAGCATAGGAGCGCCAGCGAGGGTATGGTTTGAATAATGCCGGCGGCCGCCAGGGTTATTTGTCCGAGCTTAGGGCGCCTGCCGGCCAACACCCCAAGCGGAACACCGGTTAAAACGGCCAGAAAAAGGGACAGGCCCGTTAGAATCAAGTGTTCTTTGATGAGAACGGCCAATCTGCGCGACGGCGCGGATGGGGCGTTCGCCGGTTTTTGCGGCGCGGAGCCGATGGCGTGCAGATAATTCGAGGCGATGGAGGCGAAATCGTCGCCTTTGAGCTCCGCCTGCGCGTTCATGGCGATCATATCCTGCCGGCTGATTTTTCCGGCCATCGCGTCCAGGGCCGCCATTGTTTTGGGCAGGAGTTTCTCCAACTCTTTGCGGTAGAGAAAAACGCCGGAATAATCGGGAAAAAATAGAAGGTCGTCCTCGAGTATCCGCAGGTTGAATTTCAACAGCTTGCCGTCCGTGGTATAGACGTCCGTCGCGTCGATGGTGCCTGCGGCCAGTCCTTCGTAAGCGAGCCCATGATCGAGCCCGGTGATGTTTTTCATATTGAGGCGATAGGCTTTTTTCAATCCCGGGTATCCGTCTTTTCGCTTCAAGAATTCATGGCTTAGGCCCAGGCGAATATCAGCGTGCTTTTTTAAGTCCGATATCTTGCGTATTCCGAGCTCCGCGGCCAGGGTTTCAGGCAGGGCTAAGGCGTAGCTGTTGTCAAAACCCAGGGCGCCGCCCGTGGCCAGACCTTTGGCGGCGAGCTTTTGGTTGATTTCTTTCAAATCAAGCCGCCGGTCGGTTTGTAATATGACTTCGAGAATCGTGCCCGTATACTCCGGGTAGAGATCGACGGCATCCGTGCGTAAAGCCCGGTAAACGATGGCTGTTCCGCCCAGGCCGAATTTTCTGATGACGCGAGCTTCGCCCGTTTCTTCGGCTGTTTGGGCCGCGATTTCGGCGAGGATATAGGATTCGGGGAAGCGCTTGGAGCCGATGGTCAGCGTCGGTTTTTCAGCCTGAGCGCCGGGCGCGGCCCAGGAGAACAAAGCAAGAATCGCGGCGATCAGCGCCGCTGCCATCGCACAAGCTCCTCGGGAGGGCGTTGGGCCAAAATAAATTCGGTCACGAACGTATCGGACGGGTTCTCCAAGAGCTGCGCCAGCGGGCCTTGCTGGACGACGCGCCCGTCCTTCATCAGCACGATTTCATGCCCGAAAAAAGCGGCCTCGGCCATATCGTGAGTCACCCAGATAATGGTTTTTTTGAGCTGGTTGAAGATGCGCTTGAGGTCGTTCTGCAGGCGGGTCCGGATCATGGGATCGAGCGCTCCAAGAGGCTCATCGAGGAGAATGATGGCCGGATCAAGCATGATCGCGCGCATCAGGCTGATTCTTTGGCGCTGCCCGCCGGAGAGTTCGGCCGGATAACGCCGGAGTTCCTCCGGCCGGATGTCGGCCAAATTCGCAATTTCTTCGATGCGGCTGCGTATTCGTTCGCCCGGCCAGCCCAGCCTTTTCGCCATCAGCGCGACGTTTTGCCCGGCGGTCAGATGAGGGAAGAGCCCGCCTTCCTGAATGACATAGCCTATGTTTTGACGCAACAGGCGGCAGGATCGGTCGTCCATCAGCAGGCCGTTGATTTGGATCGTTCCTGTTTCCGGCTTGATTAGGCGCATGATCAGTCGTAAGAGCGTCGATTTGCCGCAGCCCGAAGGTCCGATCACGGCGAATGTCCGGCGAAGGGGAATTTCCAGCCGCTCGATACGAACAGCCGGATGTTCGCCGAAGCTCTTGCCGAGAGAATCGATGGAAATCATGCGGACAGGTTATGGACGCCCGTCATTTTTTTCGCGGCTGAGGAGGATTGAGCCAGTCAAAGAGACGTTGTTCCCATTTGCCGTCGAAAAGACCCACGCCGTGACCGGCGCCTGGTTTGACCCAGAACGTGGTTTTAGGGTTGAGTTTTTTAAGCTTCTGGGCGCTGAAATAGGCGTAACCGTCGTTATCGGCCACGGCGATGGCCACCCTGCCTTTGTAGGTTTTCATGGCCTGTTCCGTCTCAAGGCCGCCTGCATAACGCAGGCCCGGAGATAAAAGAATAACGCGTTCGATGCGCGGATTTTCAGCCGCGTAATTTAAGGCAATATTGGCGCCCAAGCTGGCGCCGGCCAGCACAATGCTCGACGTTGAAATTTCGTGGGCGGTAATATGCTTGACGGCCAGGTCGACATCCTTGATCATGAGGTGCCAGGGGGACCCGGGGCCGTTTTTAGGAAATGATTCATAAGTCACGGAATCGCCGGATTTTTTCTGCGTGCTTTCCCCGTGGCCGCGCAAGTCTAAGGCCAGGAATCCATGACCTTTCTTTTTAAGCTCCAGAGCGAATGTTTTCCATTCTTCTTTGTTGGCGCCCAAGCCATGCAGGAGAATCCAGGTCGCGGCATGGGTTGAAGCCGGGCGGTAGAATTGGCCCGACAACCGAAGGCCGTCTTTAGCCTCAAGAATGACGGCGCCGCCCCAACCGTCTGCCGGGGATCCGCCTCCGGCGGGTCGAGCGTCCCCCGAAGCTCTGCGTAGGGGGGCTTCGGTTTTGGGCGATGCCGGTTCTTGGGGCCAGGCGGCGGTCCCGGTTAAAAGCGCCAGTAAAATTCCCCAGCGTCGCATCGGTATAATATAAGCTAATTGGGTTTCCCTGGAAAGAGCGATGATTGAAAAAAAGATCCCTTATCGAAAAACCGTTTTTGTCTGCACCAATGTCAGGGATGACGGGCGCGAAGCCTGCGCCAATCCCGGCCGCGGCGGCGACGTGATTTGCGAGAAATTAAAAACTTACGTCAAGGAAGCGGGGCTGGGGGGGCAAATCCGCGTGGCCCGTTCCGGATGCCTCAGCCTCTGCCGCAAAGGACCGAACGCTTTTATTTATCCGGACGGCGTTTGGCAATCCGGCATGCGGGAAGAGGATATCCCCGAACTCATTAAAAAAATTACCGCTGCGTCCACTTAGCCCGCCTTTTTTCCATTCCCCGCGCCGTTGTTTGAGCCATCTTGCCGTCTTGAGGTTTTGATGGTACATATTGGGAGAGCAAGAATTCAAATGGGGGCCTGTTATGCAATTAAACGGATGTAGAAAGACGGTTGTTTTTATTTTTGCGCTTGCGCTGCCCGCTTATTTCGCCGCGGCATTATTATTCGCGGGGCCGGATGATTTGGAAAGCCCTGCGGCGCCGACTGGGGAATCAAGCTCCGAGCTTGACGGCATTGAGCTGACCAGTGTTTCGGATTGCGAGAGCGGTTCCGGTTTTATCGGGTGCGCCTTGGGCCAGGCGTCGGGTTTGCACGCGGAGATTCTCAAGTGGAAAGATTCGCTTCAAAGCGAATACAATGTTTTGCATCAACAATTAAGGCAGGCTGAGGCGGCTGCCGCTGAAGCGGCGCGCGCCAGCGGGGTTCGTTGCAATAGTACCGCTTGCCGTCAGGCGAGAGAACAAATCAGGCGGCGGCGTCCGGCCGTTCAAGCAACCCGCCGAGCTCACGGAAACGCCCAGGGTCTGATCAATCAGATCGACCAAAAGGGCACGTATTACCGTCTAAATTCGGAGCGGATGAGTTCAGGGGATCTGATGAGCTTTGAGTTGGAAGTCAGCGAGCTTGTGGGCCGAGTTTGTTCGCAATTGTTGGACGTCAAGCGCGCCTTTCAGAGAGCTTCGTTGCCTGACCCTGAAGGAACCGGCGGCAGTCCTTCTTGCCATGGGTCATCTGACGAACTGGAAACCCCCGACGCAGCGATTGAGCCGTTGCCCTGACCGCTCAGCCTTCGAGGTGCTCGTATTTTTCTTTCAGCGCCTTGACCACATTGACGTCGGCCAAGGTAGTGGTGTCACCCATGGCGCGGCCTTCGGCGATATCCCTTAAAAGGCGGCGCATGATTTTTCCCGAACGCGTTTTAGGCAGCTCCGCCGTGAAAATGATTTCATCGGGACGGGCGAGCGATCCGATTTTTTTGACTACATGGGCCTTGAGTTCTTCGGT
This DNA window, taken from Elusimicrobiota bacterium, encodes the following:
- a CDS encoding ABC transporter permease subunit encodes the protein MAAALIAAILALFSWAAPGAQAEKPTLTIGSKRFPESYILAEIAAQTAEETGEARVIRKFGLGGTAIVYRALRTDAVDLYPEYTGTILEVILQTDRRLDLKEINQKLAAKGLATGGALGFDNSYALALPETLAAELGIRKISDLKKHADIRLGLSHEFLKRKDGYPGLKKAYRLNMKNITGLDHGLAYEGLAAGTIDATDVYTTDGKLLKFNLRILEDDLLFFPDYSGVFLYRKELEKLLPKTMAALDAMAGKISRQDMIAMNAQAELKGDDFASIASNYLHAIGSAPQKPANAPSAPSRRLAVLIKEHLILTGLSLFLAVLTGVPLGVLAGRRPKLGQITLAAAGIIQTIPSLALLCFMIPIAGIGERPAVIALFLYSLLPIVRNTLTALQSIEPKLTESAAALGLSSLEQLFLIQLPLSSRSILSGIKISAVINIGTATLAALIGAGGLGEPIVTGLALNDTAIILRGAIPAALLALLVHGLFEILDLCLIPKGLRLKQM
- a CDS encoding alpha/beta fold hydrolase, with product MATEDAWELALYRHEPPPGTKPKAVVLCQHAVFTNAASFDFPRGRGLASYLALKGFVVYRLDFRGHGFSRHRSGARPDFTYDDVGFKDIPAAVEFLRASHGGLPFFIIGHSLGGNTTTMLLSQRPDFPIDGLIALGVNVWMPSFEPDAKRRRQKRWAMTAMNWLTRFLGYFPAKRLGMGSENLPKGFMRQWCVWPDQDRWLSADRRVDYREDMNRIKMPILALAGADDWICPPESTRAFFGQTGGPVEYAMISRETHGCRRAGHMDLLVGRSMEKAWDEIARWLEVRLGRPI
- a CDS encoding ATP-binding cassette domain-containing protein, producing the protein MISIDSLGKSFGEHPAVRIERLEIPLRRTFAVIGPSGCGKSTLLRLIMRLIKPETGTIQINGLLMDDRSCRLLRQNIGYVIQEGGLFPHLTAGQNVALMAKRLGWPGERIRSRIEEIANLADIRPEELRRYPAELSGGQRQRISLMRAIMLDPAIILLDEPLGALDPMIRTRLQNDLKRIFNQLKKTIIWVTHDMAEAAFFGHEIVLMKDGRVVQQGPLAQLLENPSDTFVTEFILAQRPPEELVRWQRR
- a CDS encoding (2Fe-2S) ferredoxin domain-containing protein — protein: MIEKKIPYRKTVFVCTNVRDDGREACANPGRGGDVICEKLKTYVKEAGLGGQIRVARSGCLSLCRKGPNAFIYPDGVWQSGMREEDIPELIKKITAAST
- a CDS encoding alpha/beta fold hydrolase, producing MRRWGILLALLTGTAAWPQEPASPKTEAPLRRASGDARPAGGGSPADGWGGAVILEAKDGLRLSGQFYRPASTHAATWILLHGLGANKEEWKTFALELKKKGHGFLALDLRGHGESTQKKSGDSVTYESFPKNGPGSPWHLMIKDVDLAVKHITAHEISTSSIVLAGASLGANIALNYAAENPRIERVILLSPGLRYAGGLETEQAMKTYKGRVAIAVADNDGYAYFSAQKLKKLNPKTTFWVKPGAGHGVGLFDGKWEQRLFDWLNPPQPRKK